From the Halomonas meridiana genome, one window contains:
- a CDS encoding ISL3 family transposase, with the protein MINSLSLPGYQLVDSDEQNEDIHFRLEAPTPVACEGCGVQGEFVRFGKRDVPYRDLPIHGKRVTLWVVRRRYTCRACKTTFRPQLPEMVDGFRMTLRLHEYVEKESFNHPYTFVAAQTGLDEKTVRDIFNARAEFLGRWHRFETPRILGIDELYLNKRYRCILTNIEERTLLDLLATRRQDVVTNYLMKLKDRQKVEIVSMDMWNPYRAAVKAVLPQARIVVDKFHVVRMANDALERVRKGLRKELKPSQSRTLKGDRKILLKRAHEVSDRERLIMETWTGAFPQLLAAYEHKERFYGIWDATTRLQAEAALDEWIATIPKGQKEVWSDLVRAVGNWREETMTYFETDMPVTNAYTESINRLAKDKNREGRGYSFEVMRARMLYTTKHKKKAPTAKVSPFYKKTIGYGLPDFAEELNYGVDLSTI; encoded by the coding sequence ATGATTAATTCGTTAAGCCTTCCTGGGTACCAGTTGGTGGATTCTGATGAGCAGAATGAAGACATACATTTTCGGCTTGAAGCACCTACACCAGTAGCCTGCGAGGGGTGCGGCGTGCAGGGTGAGTTCGTGCGGTTCGGCAAGCGTGACGTTCCCTATCGTGATCTGCCCATCCACGGCAAGCGGGTCACTCTCTGGGTGGTCCGCCGCCGATACACCTGCCGGGCCTGCAAGACAACATTCAGGCCCCAGCTACCGGAGATGGTGGACGGATTCCGTATGACACTGCGGCTGCATGAGTACGTGGAGAAGGAATCCTTCAACCACCCCTACACCTTTGTGGCGGCACAGACCGGCCTGGACGAGAAGACGGTGCGCGACATCTTCAACGCCCGCGCCGAGTTCCTGGGGCGCTGGCACCGCTTCGAGACGCCCCGCATCCTGGGCATTGACGAGCTATACCTGAACAAGCGCTACCGCTGCATTCTGACCAACATTGAGGAGCGAACCCTGCTCGACCTGCTGGCCACCCGCCGCCAGGACGTGGTGACCAACTACCTGATGAAGCTGAAAGACCGGCAGAAGGTCGAGATCGTCAGCATGGACATGTGGAACCCCTACCGGGCAGCGGTCAAGGCTGTGCTGCCCCAGGCCCGTATCGTGGTCGATAAGTTCCATGTGGTGCGCATGGCCAACGATGCCCTAGAGAGAGTGCGCAAGGGCCTCAGAAAGGAGCTGAAACCGTCCCAGAGCCGGACTCTCAAGGGAGACCGGAAAATCCTGCTGAAACGCGCTCACGAAGTCTCAGACCGGGAGCGCCTCATCATGGAGACCTGGACAGGCGCGTTCCCGCAACTGCTGGCCGCCTACGAGCACAAGGAGCGCTTCTACGGCATCTGGGACGCCACCACACGGCTCCAGGCAGAAGCCGCCCTGGACGAGTGGATAGCCACCATCCCGAAGGGCCAAAAGGAAGTCTGGAGCGATCTGGTCAGGGCAGTGGGAAACTGGCGCGAAGAGACCATGACCTACTTCGAGACGGACATGCCCGTCACCAACGCTTACACGGAGTCCATCAACCGACTGGCCAAGGACAAGAACCGTGAAGGGCGCGGTTACTCCTTCGAGGTGATGCGGGCACGAATGCTCTACACCACGAAGCACAAGAAGAAGGCACCGACTGCGAAGGTCTCTCCTTTCTACAAGAAAACCATCGGTTACGGACTGCCGGACTTCGCAGAGGAACTCAACTACGGAGTCGATCTATCAACCATCTGA